One stretch of Leadbetterella byssophila DSM 17132 DNA includes these proteins:
- a CDS encoding M16 family metallopeptidase has product MKRLFLFLLFIHSTLSAQFKVDYEKFTLDNGLTVIFHVDKSDPVVAVNLTAHVGSAREKAGRTGFAHLFEHLLFLESENLGKGGLDKLSAKIGGSGANGSTSRDRTNYLQTVPADALEKMLWAEADKLGWFINTVTEPVLAKEKQVVKNEKRQGVDNAPYGHTNYVIDKALYPEDHPYNWQVIGSLEDLDNATLEDVKEFFRRWYVPNNVTLVVAGDFDPSQAKQWVHKYFDEIKRGEEIPKLPKRPGVVKEIKKLYHEDNFARVPALTYVWPTVEQYHPDSYALRVLASYLSNGKNAPFYKVLVEQHQLTSSVYADLYASEVAGQFSLSTRAFGGKDLDDVASAFQEAFEKFEKEGISEKDLNRIKAGQERSFYSSLSSVLGKSSSLAQYSIFAGDPGFATEDIKRLLAVSTADVKRVYEKYIKGKNYIATSFVPKGQVELTLKGSVKADVVEEKIVTGAEANFDASQSAEYVKTPSKIDRSVEPPYGKALNVPVPQVWQKGLSKGAQAYGIVSTEVPLVQMNIVLKGGQLLEDKQGAAQLTAGMLMTGTAKRTAAELEEAIQQLGSQIGVSADKEEIRVSVVSLKRNFNATLDLVKEILLSPRWDEKEYQLLKSATLAQLKQMTGNPNFLATSEFDKLIYGKDHVLAKNRLGTEETIGTIELRDLKAYYSKAFVPSAVRVHAVGDLPQGDVVAAIEGILKEWKAGTIQIPNVPEAKSDAVGKIYFYDVPEAKQSVLRIGSLALKANDKEYYPAVVSNYILGGGGFASRLTQELREGKGYTYGINSGFFGSSLGGSFEIGSGVRTNVTKESLESILSILKAYPSTFSDQDLETTKGFLLKSQARAFETASAKLGFLENLSKYGWKPTYIKDREKIVQNMTIPQIQKLASQYMDPQKMVWVVVGDAKTQCPRLKELGFGEPILLK; this is encoded by the coding sequence ATGAAAAGACTATTTCTATTTCTGTTATTCATCCACTCCACTTTGTCTGCTCAGTTTAAAGTAGATTATGAGAAGTTTACTTTAGACAATGGCCTCACTGTCATCTTTCATGTTGATAAATCAGATCCTGTAGTAGCGGTTAATTTGACAGCCCATGTGGGGTCTGCCAGAGAAAAGGCTGGACGTACTGGCTTTGCTCACCTTTTTGAACATTTACTCTTCTTAGAATCTGAAAATCTAGGTAAAGGTGGTTTAGATAAACTATCCGCTAAAATTGGAGGATCCGGAGCGAACGGCTCTACCAGCAGAGATCGTACTAACTATTTACAGACTGTTCCGGCTGATGCCCTTGAAAAAATGCTTTGGGCTGAAGCAGATAAGTTGGGCTGGTTTATTAATACCGTTACTGAACCTGTTCTGGCTAAGGAAAAACAAGTGGTGAAAAATGAAAAGCGCCAAGGTGTAGATAATGCTCCTTACGGGCATACGAATTATGTTATAGACAAAGCTTTGTATCCTGAAGATCATCCGTATAACTGGCAAGTCATAGGTTCTTTGGAAGATTTGGATAATGCCACTCTGGAAGATGTTAAAGAATTTTTTAGGAGATGGTATGTGCCAAATAACGTGACCCTAGTTGTGGCGGGTGATTTTGATCCGTCTCAAGCGAAGCAATGGGTGCATAAGTACTTTGACGAAATAAAAAGAGGAGAAGAAATTCCAAAATTGCCCAAAAGACCGGGTGTAGTAAAAGAGATCAAAAAACTTTATCACGAAGATAACTTCGCGCGAGTACCTGCTTTGACTTATGTATGGCCAACTGTAGAGCAGTATCATCCTGATTCCTATGCTTTACGTGTATTGGCTTCTTATTTAAGCAATGGAAAAAACGCTCCTTTTTATAAGGTTTTAGTGGAACAGCACCAATTGACCTCCAGCGTTTATGCAGATCTGTATGCCTCTGAAGTAGCCGGCCAATTCAGCCTTAGTACCAGAGCTTTTGGCGGGAAGGATTTAGACGATGTGGCAAGTGCCTTTCAAGAAGCATTCGAGAAGTTTGAAAAAGAAGGGATCTCTGAGAAAGATCTGAATAGAATCAAAGCAGGTCAAGAACGTTCCTTTTACTCTTCTCTTTCCAGCGTATTGGGTAAGAGTTCATCTTTAGCTCAATACAGCATTTTTGCAGGCGATCCCGGCTTTGCTACTGAGGATATAAAGCGACTTTTAGCAGTAAGCACAGCGGATGTGAAGAGGGTTTACGAAAAGTACATCAAGGGAAAGAACTATATCGCTACCAGTTTTGTCCCCAAAGGTCAAGTGGAACTGACATTGAAGGGTTCTGTAAAAGCTGATGTAGTAGAAGAGAAGATTGTAACAGGAGCAGAGGCAAATTTTGATGCTAGCCAGTCGGCTGAATACGTTAAAACTCCTTCAAAGATAGATCGTTCGGTGGAGCCGCCTTACGGAAAAGCCCTGAATGTGCCCGTTCCTCAAGTTTGGCAAAAGGGTTTATCTAAAGGAGCGCAGGCCTATGGAATCGTGAGCACTGAGGTGCCTTTGGTTCAAATGAATATTGTACTGAAAGGGGGACAATTATTGGAAGATAAGCAAGGTGCGGCCCAACTGACCGCTGGAATGCTGATGACCGGCACGGCAAAGCGAACAGCGGCTGAATTAGAAGAAGCTATCCAACAATTAGGCTCGCAAATAGGTGTAAGCGCGGACAAGGAAGAGATTAGGGTTTCAGTAGTAAGCCTCAAAAGGAACTTTAATGCAACTCTGGATCTGGTTAAAGAGATCCTCCTTTCTCCAAGATGGGATGAAAAAGAATACCAATTGCTGAAGAGTGCTACTTTAGCACAATTAAAGCAAATGACTGGAAATCCTAACTTCTTAGCTACAAGTGAATTTGATAAGCTTATATACGGTAAGGATCATGTTCTAGCCAAAAATAGATTAGGAACAGAAGAAACCATTGGAACCATAGAGTTAAGAGATCTCAAAGCGTATTATAGTAAAGCATTCGTGCCTTCGGCAGTTCGCGTTCATGCCGTAGGTGATTTGCCTCAAGGAGATGTAGTAGCCGCTATTGAAGGAATCTTGAAAGAGTGGAAGGCCGGAACTATACAAATCCCAAATGTGCCTGAAGCCAAATCAGACGCTGTAGGGAAAATATACTTTTATGACGTTCCTGAGGCAAAGCAGTCGGTTTTAAGGATAGGAAGTTTAGCCTTGAAGGCAAACGATAAGGAATATTATCCGGCCGTAGTTTCAAACTATATACTTGGAGGAGGAGGTTTTGCCTCTCGATTAACTCAGGAATTAAGAGAAGGAAAAGGATATACTTACGGTATTAATTCAGGGTTCTTTGGTTCCAGTTTAGGCGGTTCATTTGAGATAGGATCAGGAGTGAGAACCAATGTTACAAAGGAGTCTCTTGAATCCATTTTGAGCATTTTGAAGGCTTATCCTTCTACTTTCAGTGATCAAGATCTGGAAACCACAAAAGGCTTCTTACTGAAAAGCCAGGCACGTGCTTTTGAAACAGCTTCGGCTAAGCTAGGATTCTTAGAAAATCTAAGCAAATACGGTTGGAAGCCTACGTATATCAAAGACAGAGAGAAAATAGTTCAAAACATGACCATACCTCAGATTCAAAAATTGGCTTCTCAATACATGGATCCTCAGAAGATGGTATGGGTAGTGGTAGGAGATGCAAAAACTCAATGCCCAAGGTTAAAGGAATTGGGATTCGGAGAGCCGATATTGCTGAAATAA
- the rpsJ gene encoding 30S ribosomal protein S10, which produces MSQKIRIKLKSFDHSLVDNSAEKIVKAVKSTGATVSGPIPLPTRIEKFTVLRSPHVSKKSREQFQLSTYKRLIDIFSASPKTVDALMKLELPAGVDVEIKV; this is translated from the coding sequence ATGTCACAAAAAATCAGAATCAAGCTGAAATCCTTTGACCATAGTCTTGTGGATAATTCAGCAGAGAAAATCGTGAAGGCTGTAAAGTCTACAGGAGCTACAGTAAGTGGTCCTATTCCACTTCCTACTCGTATTGAGAAGTTTACTGTACTTCGTTCTCCTCACGTTTCTAAGAAATCCAGAGAGCAGTTTCAGTTGAGTACTTACAAAAGACTCATAGACATCTTCTCTGCTAGTCCTAAGACAGTAGATGCTTTGATGAAATTGGAATTGCCTGCAGGTGTTGACGTTGAAATCAAGGTTTAA
- a CDS encoding DUF983 domain-containing protein, whose protein sequence is MGKIKFALTEKCPRCGEGELFTDKSYFPIGKKTYQMKKYCTHCGLKYEKELGYFYGSMYVSYALNIALFVTTLLIYILFFKESYGWVHFGVTYLLLTFFMNGVIFRFARSLWVNALIKYDPKVKDFKNLELLKTEVNIGK, encoded by the coding sequence ATGGGAAAAATAAAGTTCGCTTTAACAGAGAAGTGTCCTAGATGTGGAGAAGGAGAATTATTTACAGATAAGAGTTATTTTCCTATTGGGAAGAAAACCTATCAAATGAAAAAATACTGCACGCACTGCGGATTGAAGTATGAGAAGGAATTAGGTTATTTCTATGGCTCCATGTACGTATCCTACGCATTAAACATAGCCCTTTTTGTTACCACCTTATTGATATATATCTTGTTCTTCAAAGAATCTTATGGATGGGTGCACTTTGGTGTGACTTATCTGCTCTTGACCTTCTTTATGAATGGGGTTATCTTTAGATTTGCCCGGTCATTGTGGGTGAATGCTTTAATCAAATACGATCCGAAAGTAAAGGATTTTAAAAATCTGGAGCTCTTAAAAACAGAAGTCAATATTGGAAAATAA
- the ispE gene encoding 4-(cytidine 5'-diphospho)-2-C-methyl-D-erythritol kinase has product MKKTLCMLGFSNAKINIGLNILEKRPDGYHNIESLFYPVSWSDILEVVPASTFSFHCTGLPIPGSQENNLIYKAWNLIKPTDKAVEIHLHKILPMGAGIGGGSSNGAFALNLINEVLELGYQKESLLELASRLGSDCPFFIENRPMICLEKGNIFRETTVSLSGKYIVMVNPEIHVSTAEAYSGVIPTPSPTPLKDVLENTPIEHWRDAVKNDFEAGIVKKYPLIGEIKDELYAKGALYASMTGSGSTVYGIFSETLTLSFPDFIVWQGKLD; this is encoded by the coding sequence TTGAAGAAAACTTTGTGCATGCTAGGGTTCTCTAACGCCAAGATTAACATTGGATTAAACATTTTAGAAAAGCGCCCGGACGGGTATCACAACATAGAATCCCTATTCTACCCCGTTTCCTGGTCGGATATTTTAGAAGTAGTACCAGCCTCCACCTTTAGTTTCCACTGTACAGGTCTACCCATACCTGGATCCCAGGAAAACAATCTTATTTACAAAGCTTGGAATCTTATCAAGCCCACTGATAAAGCCGTAGAAATACATCTCCATAAGATTCTACCTATGGGGGCAGGTATAGGAGGAGGTTCGTCTAACGGGGCCTTTGCACTGAATCTAATCAATGAGGTGTTAGAATTGGGATACCAAAAGGAATCCTTGTTGGAATTGGCCTCCAGATTAGGTAGCGACTGCCCTTTCTTTATTGAAAACCGACCCATGATATGTTTAGAGAAAGGTAATATCTTCCGGGAAACAACTGTTTCTTTAAGTGGAAAGTACATCGTCATGGTAAATCCTGAAATTCATGTTTCTACTGCAGAAGCGTATTCAGGCGTAATACCAACCCCATCCCCCACTCCACTGAAAGATGTTCTGGAAAATACCCCAATTGAACACTGGCGTGATGCGGTAAAAAATGATTTTGAGGCGGGAATTGTCAAAAAATATCCCCTAATAGGTGAAATCAAAGACGAGTTATACGCTAAAGGAGCCCTATATGCCAGCATGACCGGAAGTGGCTCCACAGTGTACGGTATTTTTTCGGAAACCCTTACCCTCTCCTTTCCAGATTTCATCGTTTGGCAAGGAAAATTAGACTAA
- a CDS encoding nucleotide pyrophosphohydrolase, producing MEIKEAQRIIDEWIKTLGVRYFNELTNTAMLMEEVGEVARIMARRYGEQSEKPEDKAKDLGDEIADVLFVLICLANQTGIDLEEALKKNLKKKTLRDKDRHKNNPKLQ from the coding sequence ATGGAAATCAAAGAAGCACAAAGAATAATTGACGAATGGATTAAAACCCTAGGTGTTCGATACTTTAATGAACTGACCAATACCGCCATGCTCATGGAGGAAGTGGGCGAAGTAGCCCGGATCATGGCTAGGAGATATGGGGAGCAGTCGGAAAAACCGGAAGACAAAGCCAAAGATCTGGGAGATGAAATAGCCGATGTACTTTTTGTATTGATCTGCTTAGCAAACCAAACGGGCATTGACTTAGAAGAGGCCTTAAAGAAGAACCTGAAAAAGAAAACCTTAAGAGATAAAGACAGACATAAAAATAACCCTAAACTACAATGA
- a CDS encoding M16 family metallopeptidase, which yields MSEYQIYTLPNGIRIAHKRVQNTKIVHCGIMFDIGSRDELPHQAGLAHFWEHMAFKGTKKRKSYHIINSLESVGGELNAYTTKEKICFYASVLDEYFVRAIDLLSDIAFQSTFPEKQLELERGVILEEMSMYLDSPEDAIQDEFDSIIFPKHAMGVNILGTTESVKGFKREDFQRFIAENLDTERTVLSIVGNISFEKAVKVVERFLKDVPVVKTGRKRSAPNEYVPQNIRVKKDNNQAQVAIGSPSFSLSDSKRLPFFALVNLLGGPGMNSRFNLSLREKYGLVYQIEASLVSYSDTGLFSILFGTDHDNLNKAFKLVWKELNALKNKKLGSLQLKTLKDQLKGQLAMAEESKQGYMLMMAKSILDLGYVEPLQEIFSDIDRISAEGLQDLAMEAFNADYLSTLVYN from the coding sequence ATGTCTGAGTATCAGATTTACACGCTTCCTAACGGAATTCGTATAGCTCATAAGCGGGTGCAAAACACCAAAATTGTCCATTGCGGTATCATGTTTGATATCGGCAGCCGCGATGAGTTACCGCATCAAGCAGGGCTCGCACACTTTTGGGAGCACATGGCTTTTAAAGGCACAAAAAAACGCAAATCTTATCATATTATCAATAGCCTTGAGTCAGTAGGAGGGGAACTTAATGCCTATACTACGAAGGAGAAGATCTGCTTTTATGCTTCTGTCTTAGACGAGTATTTTGTTAGAGCTATTGATTTATTGTCAGATATAGCTTTCCAAAGTACTTTTCCTGAAAAGCAATTAGAGCTCGAGAGAGGTGTGATTTTAGAGGAGATGTCTATGTATTTGGATTCTCCTGAAGATGCTATCCAAGACGAGTTTGACAGTATTATTTTCCCTAAACATGCCATGGGTGTGAATATCTTGGGGACTACAGAAAGTGTTAAAGGTTTTAAGCGAGAAGATTTTCAAAGATTTATTGCTGAAAATCTGGATACGGAGCGTACAGTCTTATCTATAGTAGGGAATATAAGTTTTGAAAAGGCTGTCAAGGTAGTGGAACGTTTCTTGAAAGATGTGCCAGTGGTAAAGACCGGAAGGAAAAGGTCAGCGCCAAATGAGTATGTACCACAAAACATCCGGGTGAAGAAGGATAATAATCAAGCTCAGGTGGCCATTGGGAGTCCCTCATTCTCCTTATCAGATAGTAAAAGGTTGCCTTTCTTTGCATTGGTAAACCTGCTTGGAGGTCCTGGAATGAACAGCAGGTTCAATCTTTCTCTTCGTGAAAAATATGGTTTAGTATATCAGATCGAAGCCAGTTTAGTTTCCTATTCTGACACAGGTTTGTTCAGTATACTTTTTGGTACGGATCATGATAATTTAAATAAGGCCTTTAAGCTCGTCTGGAAAGAATTGAATGCATTGAAGAACAAAAAGCTTGGTTCTTTACAGTTGAAAACCCTTAAAGATCAGTTGAAAGGTCAGTTAGCCATGGCGGAAGAGAGTAAGCAAGGTTATATGCTGATGATGGCTAAGAGTATACTTGATTTAGGCTATGTGGAGCCTTTACAAGAGATTTTTTCGGATATTGACAGGATCAGTGCAGAAGGGCTACAAGATTTAGCTATGGAGGCGTTTAATGCAGATTATCTAAGTACTTTAGTTTATAATTAA
- a CDS encoding DUF1735 domain-containing protein translates to MKKYLSLLILPFLFTSCIEDDLVELTDQGSPFLVAGGGTEKELFFNAFTNVKKIPMFDIHRNVPSNAALNTPTTVKLTAARDILEAFNEEHDETYEWLPSEIFTFVNEPGITFQGDDVILNYSAGDFAKEIAINLDGSKWDLAHKYALAYRITDPGNNKIATGNDYFITLISAKNQWDGVYHYTTSANNTLLPNQDTEVELHTVSPTKVKLYPGLLGYYSNEVWYTINPETMGVTVEMVTLLPIATDASSHYDPETKTFNLKWTSNNGARIFEETMTFIKDR, encoded by the coding sequence ATGAAAAAATATTTGTCATTACTAATATTACCCTTTCTGTTCACCTCTTGTATCGAGGATGATCTAGTAGAATTGACAGACCAGGGAAGCCCATTCTTAGTAGCCGGTGGTGGAACTGAGAAAGAACTATTCTTCAACGCATTTACTAATGTGAAGAAGATCCCAATGTTTGACATTCATAGAAATGTACCTTCAAATGCAGCTTTGAATACCCCTACTACAGTTAAATTAACTGCAGCAAGAGATATCTTAGAAGCATTTAATGAAGAACACGATGAAACGTATGAGTGGTTACCGTCTGAGATCTTTACTTTCGTAAATGAGCCAGGTATCACTTTCCAAGGTGACGATGTGATTCTTAACTATAGCGCCGGTGATTTCGCAAAAGAAATCGCGATTAACCTTGACGGTTCTAAATGGGATCTAGCACATAAATATGCTTTAGCCTATAGAATCACTGATCCGGGTAATAATAAGATCGCTACAGGTAATGATTACTTCATTACTTTGATCTCTGCGAAAAACCAGTGGGATGGTGTTTATCACTATACTACTTCTGCTAATAACACCCTATTACCTAACCAAGACACTGAAGTGGAGCTACATACGGTTAGCCCTACTAAAGTGAAATTGTATCCAGGTCTATTGGGATATTATAGCAACGAAGTATGGTATACCATAAACCCTGAAACTATGGGTGTAACGGTAGAAATGGTGACCTTGCTTCCTATTGCAACAGATGCAAGTAGCCACTACGATCCAGAAACGAAGACCTTTAATTTGAAATGGACTTCAAACAATGGAGCTCGTATATTCGAGGAAACAATGACCTTTATTAAGGATCGTTAA
- a CDS encoding DUF2480 family protein, whose translation MEDAIVNKVAQSGLVTLDLEEWYPEGKRVAYDIKDNLFMGMILKEKDFRAFLKEHDWSQYQDTFVAVYCSEDAIVPLWAYMLLGIHLEPYAKKVVFGSLEDLDISLYRDLFDHIDWNEYQDARVVVKGCSDKNIPTAVYMDLVSHLKPRVRSLMFGEPCSTVPLFKQKPRA comes from the coding sequence GTGGAAGACGCAATAGTTAATAAAGTAGCTCAAAGTGGATTAGTCACCTTAGACCTGGAAGAATGGTATCCTGAAGGAAAAAGAGTAGCCTATGACATCAAGGACAATCTGTTTATGGGCATGATACTGAAGGAAAAAGATTTTAGAGCCTTCTTAAAGGAGCACGATTGGTCGCAATATCAAGACACCTTCGTAGCCGTTTATTGCAGCGAAGACGCCATAGTACCTCTTTGGGCATATATGCTATTAGGTATTCACTTAGAACCATATGCTAAAAAGGTAGTATTTGGCAGTTTAGAAGATCTAGATATCAGCTTATACAGAGACCTTTTTGATCATATAGATTGGAACGAATATCAAGATGCGCGCGTGGTGGTGAAAGGCTGTTCCGATAAAAACATTCCAACTGCCGTCTACATGGATTTGGTATCCCATTTAAAGCCAAGGGTGAGGAGTTTGATGTTCGGAGAGCCTTGCAGTACTGTTCCATTATTTAAACAGAAACCTCGTGCTTGA
- the pnuC gene encoding nicotinamide riboside transporter PnuC translates to MSHIEFWATVTGGLAVWLSAKENVWSWIVGLLNVCLAFRMFYLSQLYPDMFLQVFFFITNMIGFYMWKFPKEDQANANHELQITRINPKLYFPFLLGIVLATFMMGRFASNLHEWFPKLFYLPSAFPYADSFVLTASIATTFLMMRKKVETWWMWLLIDMVSTVIYYQKEIKLYALLYFVFCFIATYGAIDWTKKFKYYEVKK, encoded by the coding sequence ATGAGCCATATAGAGTTCTGGGCTACAGTTACCGGGGGACTGGCTGTTTGGCTATCTGCAAAAGAAAATGTTTGGTCCTGGATAGTAGGTTTGCTAAATGTTTGTTTGGCATTCAGGATGTTTTACTTATCCCAGCTTTATCCTGATATGTTTTTGCAGGTCTTCTTCTTTATAACCAATATGATAGGCTTTTACATGTGGAAATTTCCGAAAGAAGACCAAGCCAATGCCAATCATGAACTGCAAATCACTCGCATAAATCCTAAACTCTACTTCCCATTCCTATTAGGTATAGTATTAGCTACTTTTATGATGGGTAGATTTGCTTCTAATTTACATGAATGGTTTCCCAAACTATTTTATCTTCCGAGTGCCTTCCCCTATGCGGATTCATTTGTTCTAACAGCCAGCATTGCTACCACATTCTTAATGATGAGAAAGAAGGTGGAGACCTGGTGGATGTGGCTTCTTATAGATATGGTTAGTACTGTTATTTACTACCAAAAAGAGATCAAGCTATATGCCTTACTGTACTTCGTATTTTGCTTCATAGCAACTTATGGCGCCATAGACTGGACGAAAAAGTTCAAGTATTATGAAGTTAAAAAATAA
- a CDS encoding cupin-like domain-containing protein → MNKLNLKPIERVSKISKEDFVKNYFIPQKPVVIEKLTEDWPAYEKWHLNYIREIAGDKIVPIFDGRPITHEQKVNEPHLHMKMSEYLDIMEKGPSSYRIFLYNIMKEVPQLKEDFRWPDIGLNLVKQLPMLFFGGENSKVFMHFDIDYSDILHFHFHGKKQCIIFHPDQTKYLYKVPHALISHQAIDFDNPDFERFPALKYAEGFITELNHGEMLYMPEGYWHYMKYMTPSFSMSLRSLPKKPMFLAKAAYNVFIQRYFDNFMRKTKGKAWMDEKNQRAISETHKNLGIEV, encoded by the coding sequence ATGAACAAATTAAATCTTAAACCAATTGAAAGAGTTAGCAAAATCAGTAAAGAAGATTTTGTAAAAAACTATTTCATCCCTCAAAAGCCAGTTGTCATTGAGAAATTAACTGAAGACTGGCCAGCATATGAAAAGTGGCATTTAAACTACATTCGTGAGATAGCCGGAGATAAGATCGTTCCCATCTTTGACGGAAGGCCAATCACACATGAGCAGAAGGTAAATGAGCCTCATTTACACATGAAGATGTCTGAATATTTGGACATCATGGAGAAAGGACCCAGCTCATATAGAATCTTCCTGTATAATATCATGAAGGAAGTGCCTCAATTGAAGGAAGACTTCAGATGGCCAGACATAGGTTTAAACCTAGTTAAGCAGTTGCCTATGCTCTTCTTCGGTGGCGAGAACTCAAAGGTTTTCATGCACTTTGATATTGATTATTCAGACATCTTACACTTCCACTTCCATGGAAAGAAGCAGTGTATCATTTTCCATCCTGACCAAACTAAATACTTGTACAAAGTCCCTCATGCCTTGATCTCACATCAAGCTATAGATTTTGACAATCCGGACTTTGAAAGATTCCCTGCTTTAAAATATGCGGAAGGTTTTATTACTGAATTAAACCACGGAGAAATGCTTTATATGCCAGAGGGGTATTGGCATTATATGAAGTACATGACTCCTAGTTTCTCTATGAGTTTGCGTTCATTGCCTAAAAAACCTATGTTCTTAGCGAAGGCGGCATATAACGTATTTATTCAAAGATATTTTGATAATTTCATGCGAAAGACTAAAGGAAAGGCTTGGATGGATGAAAAGAACCAAAGGGCCATCTCTGAAACCCATAAAAATCTAGGTATTGAAGTATAA
- a CDS encoding SusD/RagB family nutrient-binding outer membrane lipoprotein has translation MKKVRIYILASLMTAGLSSCDLFSDFGDINDNPAATTTPIPAALMTNVQAGLGGYAYMITPGYFCQYFAESQYSSASLYATPQSDFTGTYSGSLYDLQNIINMDDSKSMSAVATILQQYIFWTITDRWGDVPYSEALQGASYARPKYDTQEEIYKGMIAKLKEANAMFDGSLIRGDLIYNGDAAKWKKAANTMRMLMALQLSNRYPNSGDYAATEFNAALNDPAGIITTNADNFQLTYPGGNFPSPYWTIYNGRRDVGESDTMTELMKSLGDGRQEAYGGVTDEYGIPNTSVSSNVGLPYGVARATAEAFTSSNPGWARVLRGDLRQSNSTVFIITASQAFLARAEAANLGWTNDNLNTVYRTGIQLNFEQWGLNTPANAYFNQATVVLAEAGAAANKKNIAIQRYIASYPDGLQGWNIWRKTGFPQLTPAKDATNASKQIPHRYLYGAGEYTSNKESVEAAVARVGGSYDQDAKVWWE, from the coding sequence ATGAAAAAAGTTCGTATTTATATATTAGCATCTCTGATGACCGCAGGACTTAGCTCTTGCGACTTGTTCTCAGATTTCGGAGATATCAATGATAACCCGGCAGCTACTACTACTCCCATCCCTGCGGCGTTGATGACAAACGTACAAGCAGGCTTAGGAGGATATGCTTACATGATTACTCCTGGATATTTCTGCCAATATTTTGCAGAATCCCAGTACTCGTCTGCATCCTTATATGCTACGCCTCAGTCTGACTTCACAGGTACTTATTCTGGAAGTTTATATGACTTGCAGAACATCATCAATATGGATGATAGCAAGAGCATGTCTGCAGTAGCCACCATTTTGCAGCAATACATCTTCTGGACTATCACTGACCGTTGGGGTGATGTTCCTTATAGCGAAGCTTTACAAGGTGCTTCTTACGCAAGACCTAAGTATGATACTCAAGAAGAGATCTACAAAGGAATGATTGCTAAGTTAAAGGAAGCAAACGCCATGTTTGACGGAAGTTTGATTCGCGGAGACTTAATTTATAATGGTGACGCCGCTAAATGGAAAAAAGCTGCGAATACCATGAGAATGTTAATGGCTCTTCAGCTTTCTAATCGTTATCCTAACTCAGGTGATTATGCTGCAACAGAATTCAATGCGGCTCTAAATGACCCTGCAGGTATCATTACTACTAATGCTGATAACTTCCAATTAACTTATCCTGGAGGCAACTTCCCTAGCCCATATTGGACCATCTACAACGGACGTAGAGACGTAGGTGAAAGCGATACCATGACTGAGTTAATGAAAAGCTTAGGTGATGGCAGACAAGAAGCTTACGGCGGTGTTACAGACGAATATGGTATCCCTAACACAAGCGTTTCTTCTAACGTAGGTTTACCTTACGGTGTAGCTAGAGCAACTGCTGAAGCGTTCACATCTTCTAACCCAGGATGGGCTCGTGTACTTAGAGGAGATCTTCGTCAATCTAACAGCACAGTATTCATCATCACAGCTTCTCAGGCTTTCTTAGCTAGAGCTGAAGCAGCTAACTTAGGATGGACAAATGACAACTTGAATACTGTTTACCGTACAGGTATCCAATTGAACTTCGAGCAGTGGGGCTTAAATACTCCTGCAAACGCCTACTTCAACCAAGCCACTGTGGTTCTAGCTGAAGCAGGTGCAGCAGCGAACAAGAAGAACATAGCTATCCAACGTTACATTGCATCTTATCCTGATGGTCTTCAAGGATGGAATATCTGGAGAAAAACAGGTTTCCCTCAATTGACACCAGCAAAAGATGCTACTAACGCTTCTAAGCAGATCCCTCATAGATACCTTTATGGTGCAGGAGAATATACTTCTAACAAAGAGAGTGTTGAAGCTGCCGTAGCTCGTGTAGGTGGATCTTACGATCAAGACGCTAAAGTTTGGTGGGAATAA